One Skermanella sp. TT6 genomic window, CGACGACGAAGCCAACGCGGCGGTCGACCGGTTCGCCGAGGGCATCCAGGGCGACCGGAACGAGACGCTGACGCTGCTGTTCGCGGGCGTCTTCGACGAAGCGAACCGCACGCGGAGCAGGGCGGTCGACGCGATCCGCAAGTTCGACCGGGCGCAGAAGGGCATGCTCGCCAACATGACGAAGACGGTCGGCGAACTCGACAAGGCCCGTGCGGCGGAGCCTCGCGACGAGGCGCGCATCCGCGAGCTCGGCGAGCAACTGGCATGGCAGCGCCGGATCATCGAGGAACGGCACCGCTCGCTGGGCGCCCTGTGCGAGCAGCCCGTGATCGTCGAGCGGCGGGTGGGCCAGCTGGCCCGGACCATCGCGAACCACATGGAGTGACGCCACCCTAAGGGAAGCCGCCGGACTCTGCCCGGGCAGGTCCGGGCTCGGGCTGGACCGGTTCCAGCGGCAATCCCGCCGAGGCCCAGCCACCGGCCCCCTCGGGGTAGTAGTGCACGGCTGCGTAGCCGTACCCGACGGCGCGGAGCGCCGCGTTCCAGGACATCCAGCAGTCCGGCTCGCAGAAGAAGACGATCGGCCGGCCGCGGTCGTCCCCGGTCAGGCGCTCCAGGCTGTCCCGGAAATATCGGTCCATGTCGTCCGACAGGGCGCCGTACCCGACATTGGGCAGCCAGACCGCGCCGGGGACGGTGCGCCTGGCCTTGGGCATCCAGACGGCGTCGGCGGGGAGGGTGGCCGGGCGGGGCGGGGCGGGGTAGACGTCGATCAGCACGGCCTCGCCGGATTTCGCCATCTCCTGGACCCGCCCGGTGCCGACCGTGGCGGCGCCGGGAACGGACTCGGGCGTCGGCGCCCGGTAGTCGGACATCCTGAAATCCGCCGGTTTGGGGGGCGCCGCGGCGGACGGCGCAGAAAGCGTCGCCGCCGCGACCAGCGCGGCGGCGACGGTCCGACCGATCACCGGGTGACGGCGGCGGACTGGAGCTGACCGTTCGAGGTCAGCAGCGGAACATTGTACTGGGCCAGCACGGCGTCGATGTCGCTCTGACGGCGCTGGATGAAGTCGTTCAGCCAGTGCTTCCATTCCGGCTCTTCCACGCGGATGCCCATGGTGATCGGAAACTCGACGCGGGTTCCCTGATCGCCGACCAGCGGCACCACCGTCAGCTTGGTCGGCTGCTGGGCCGCGAAGTAGCCGGCGATCGGTCCCCACAGCACCGTCGCGTCGATCTTGCCGGACGAGACGTCCTCGACCGCGCGGCGCGCCGGGTTATCGACCCGGGTATCGACGTCGAGCTGGTAGGGCTCCAGGTTGTTGATCCGGTTCATGGTGGCGAGCGTGGCGCCCGGCGTCTGGGCGACGACGCCCATGCGCATGTCGCGCAGGGCCGGATCGTTCATGGCCGTGATCTTCGACCCGGTACTCTCGCGGTACACCAGGGAATAGACCGAGCGGTAATAGGGGTTGGTGTTCTGCATCAGCCCCTCGCCCGACGCCGCTCCCATGACGATGTCGCATTTGCGGGCGCGGAGCGTGTTGCGGACGAAGCCGATGGTCTGGGGCCACCACGTATAGACGACGGGAACGCCCAGTTCCTCGCCGATCATGGCGGCGATCTTGTTCTCGAACCCTTCCAGCTTGTCGTTGGAGAAGGGCAGGAGGTTCGGGTCGGCGCAGACCCGAAGCGCGTCGCGCTTCGGCAATTCGACCGCCGAGGCCGTGCCGGCCGCCAGCAGGGCGGCGGCGACCAGCATCGAGATTCGTGCCAGCATGTCAGATCTCCGTGACGGCAGCGTCACTTCCCGGTGCGATGTTTGCTGATCCGTTACTTCTTGATACGTTCGGGGCGGCCGCGGTCGATCTTCCCGTCGGCCCGGGCCTTCAGGTACCCGTAGATGTCTGCGACGTAGAGCATGACGTTCTGATCGGTCCCGAAGGACGGCATGACCCGCTGCCCCGAGGCGCCGGCCTCCTGCTTGCCGTTCGCGATGATCTCGGCGAACTGGTCGTAGTCCAGCCTCTTGACCGACTCCACCAGGGCCGGCGCGAAGGAGCCGCCCAGGCCGTCGGGGCCGTGGCAGACGTGGCAGGAGGAGTGATAGCGCCGAAACCCGTTGTAGGTTCCCTGATCGACCTTGCCGTCCTCGACGATGTAGGGCTTCTCGTAGGGATCCGTTTCGGCGTCCTGGGCGTGTGGAGTTCCGGCTGAGAGGAAAAAGAAGGCGGCGCCGGCAGTCGCGACCCGCGTCAGGAAAGACAGATTCATGGCGTTCGATTTCCAGTGAAACGAGCCGGTGTTTCCGCCCCTCGCGGAGCGGAAACACCGGGAGTATTTATCGGTACTTGGTTCTCAGCGCCCGGGGACCGATCAGTCCGGCAGCGTGAAGACGGTCAGCACGCCGCCCAGGTTGGTGTACTGGCCGAGCGAGGCGTGCGCGCCGACGGCGCCCAGACCCGCATGCGGGTCGTTCAGGCCCGCCGCCAAGCCGATGCCGGCCCAACCGCCGATGCCCGACAGCACCGCGATGTGCTGCTTGCCGTCGGCCACGAAGGTGTTGACGTTGCCGATGATGCCGGACGGGGTCTTGAAGCGGTACAGCTCCTTGCCGTCCTTCATGTCCACCGCCACCAGGAAGCCTTCGAGCGTGCCGTAGAAGGCGACGCCGCCCTTGGTGGTCAGAGCGCCGCTCCACACCGCGAACGCCTCGGGCTTCGACCAGACGATCTTGCCCTCGGCCGCGTCATAGGCGATGAAGTTGCCCATGCCGCCGTGGGAGTTCGGGGCCGGATACATCGACAGCGTGGCACCCACGTAGGGCTGGCCGGCGCTGTAGGCGACCTCGAACGGCTCGTAGTCCATGCAGATGTGGTTGGTCGGCACGTAGAACAGGCCGGTATCCGGCGAGAACGACGCCGGCTGCTGGTCCTTGGTTCCCAGCGCCGCCGGGCAGATGCCTTCGGAGTTGGTGTCCGGGCCGTTGGCGAAGGTGCTGTACTTCTCGTTCACGGCCGGGCGGCCGGTCTTCATGTCGACGTGGGTCGCCCAGTTGACGGTCGGGTCGTACTTCTCGGCGACGAGCAGTTCGCCGGTCGCGCGGTCGAGCGTGTAGACGAAGCCGTTGCGGTCGAAGTTGACCAGGGCCTTGACCTGCTTGCCCTTGACGGTGATGTCCGCGAGGATGTTCTCGTTGACGCCGTCATAGTCCCACTCGTCGAACGGGGTCTTCTGGTATACCCACTTGACCTCGCCGGTGTCCGCGTCGCGGGCGAAGATCGAC contains:
- a CDS encoding rhodanese-like domain-containing protein — translated: MSDYRAPTPESVPGAATVGTGRVQEMAKSGEAVLIDVYPAPPRPATLPADAVWMPKARRTVPGAVWLPNVGYGALSDDMDRYFRDSLERLTGDDRGRPIVFFCEPDCWMSWNAALRAVGYGYAAVHYYPEGAGGWASAGLPLEPVQPEPGPARAESGGFP
- a CDS encoding quinoprotein dehydrogenase-associated putative ABC transporter substrate-binding protein — encoded protein: MLARISMLVAAALLAAGTASAVELPKRDALRVCADPNLLPFSNDKLEGFENKIAAMIGEELGVPVVYTWWPQTIGFVRNTLRARKCDIVMGAASGEGLMQNTNPYYRSVYSLVYRESTGSKITAMNDPALRDMRMGVVAQTPGATLATMNRINNLEPYQLDVDTRVDNPARRAVEDVSSGKIDATVLWGPIAGYFAAQQPTKLTVVPLVGDQGTRVEFPITMGIRVEEPEWKHWLNDFIQRRQSDIDAVLAQYNVPLLTSNGQLQSAAVTR
- a CDS encoding c-type cytochrome; amino-acid sequence: MNLSFLTRVATAGAAFFFLSAGTPHAQDAETDPYEKPYIVEDGKVDQGTYNGFRRYHSSCHVCHGPDGLGGSFAPALVESVKRLDYDQFAEIIANGKQEAGASGQRVMPSFGTDQNVMLYVADIYGYLKARADGKIDRGRPERIKK
- a CDS encoding methanol/ethanol family PQQ-dependent dehydrogenase, which gives rise to MRRMKILLTTVAFITAGTAYANDEVMKLQKDPNNWAMQLGDYSGKRYSPLDQINTQNVKDLRVDWSFSTGVLRGHEGGPLVIGDVMYVHTPFPNIVYALSIPEKGRILWKYEPRQDPNVIPVMCCDTVNRGVTYADGKIFLAQADNTLVALDAKTGEEVWKVKNGDHAKGETLTANPVVVKDKIFVGISGGEFGVRGHLTAYDIKDGKQIWRAYSTGPDADVKIDPQKTTMLGKPIGDRDLGVSTWNGDEWKIGGGTTWGWYTYDPELNLIYYGTGNPGTWNPAQRAKDGKREGSDNKWSMSIFARDADTGEVKWVYQKTPFDEWDYDGVNENILADITVKGKQVKALVNFDRNGFVYTLDRATGELLVAEKYDPTVNWATHVDMKTGRPAVNEKYSTFANGPDTNSEGICPAALGTKDQQPASFSPDTGLFYVPTNHICMDYEPFEVAYSAGQPYVGATLSMYPAPNSHGGMGNFIAYDAAEGKIVWSKPEAFAVWSGALTTKGGVAFYGTLEGFLVAVDMKDGKELYRFKTPSGIIGNVNTFVADGKQHIAVLSGIGGWAGIGLAAGLNDPHAGLGAVGAHASLGQYTNLGGVLTVFTLPD